A segment of the Treponema primitia ZAS-1 genome:
CGCGGTGAACAATGCCTACCTGGAGCAGGGCCGCCTTTCGGTGGAAGTCCTGGGCCGTGGCATGGCGTGGCTTGATACCGGCACCTACGACGGGCTCCTTGAGGCGTCAAACTTTATCGAAACTATCCAGAAACGCCAGGGAATGTACGTGTCCTGTATCGAGGAAATCGCGTACAACAACGGGTGGATACGCCGGGCAGATGTACTGCAGCTCGCCGCATCCTACAAGACGGAATACGGTGAATACCTGCGGTATATTGCGGAGAACCCCTGATGCCGATAACGGTACAAGCCTGTCCGATAGCAGGGCTGTATGAAATCCAACCCAAGGTATTTACCGATGGCCGGGGCTATTTTTTTGAAAGCTATTCCGAACGGGATTTCCATGCAGCCGGCTTACCCCTGGTCTTTGTGCAGGATAATCAGTCCCGGTCGGTGAAGGGGGTCCTGCGGGGCCTGCACTTCCAGAAGCAATACCCCCAGGGGAAGCTCGTGCGGGTCATCGCCGGCGAGGTCTTTGATGTGGCGGTGGATAT
Coding sequences within it:
- a CDS encoding sugar phosphate nucleotidyltransferase; protein product: TGKATSIEEKPAEPKSHYAVPGLYFYDNEVVHIAKHVQPSARGEIEITAVNNAYLEQGRLSVEVLGRGMAWLDTGTYDGLLEASNFIETIQKRQGMYVSCIEEIAYNNGWIRRADVLQLAASYKTEYGEYLRYIAENP